A genomic segment from Drosophila miranda strain MSH22 chromosome 3, D.miranda_PacBio2.1, whole genome shotgun sequence encodes:
- the LOC108159544 gene encoding uncharacterized protein LOC108159544 isoform X9 — MPNNRNRNRNRNRNKRNRNQNQNQNQNQQQQEQREEEQQQDPQPEAEASSSSIADNGNSGSVSNELDTGTATNKVAVDPQLGEWEEPPKAAAAAAVEEEEKESTNHVAKDETEEKEPSTSSNQTEMGSKNSKHQTDKSGKQSSNESEKHKKELEQQEVPPLKAPGSPRQAKVIVHRIVREADETDGAEQPKGESPIQDQSQDQQQSNTSQDLKEDVAQRNEEVPVPHVAPHPQGPPLQRSTKVIIHQIRLERDDHAADQERKGKPTFEEISTTSPAPPGSLSLSQGPGSGTLSPPPRYLVESPKNVSGAVGQFTHFARDVQIQELELTSDCSSGEFNVLASPLVCEADSETEAAPATPTSTSPPDLQPSSRAEQQEQLRQKRAQKRNALETHFLPQLMHPRYLDSILEENSDLAGVGHPGLNRSSSSGNDLAGMRVPKVTETFPKSQLDFSRRHKRREEPVALMLETKLIEEASDLESCTRLQSALSPQSEDAELVYLSSSASSSMSDLMELELEQAAALAERALVDLDTDASKLFRRPDDEMSSTTTTDPATSSNETETEGELETETETERDAESRESTPVNQFVGNAGAEAGASASSSLSSLLSAATPTPTAEQPTRAEDTFVSFGSIREQAPEASGGSIGAASALSATREEFVRNMEKVRELIEMTRREQEHEETRDGVVSAPTAPEQSGMPRSPSPPPIPPPPAGLQHYNPTTSPDHPHTVSSGALAPLLLSRQESAESHCSDSTQHSQCTAINLASPPPSFASSSPPPQPQTQPQKQPQPPTPPLRQQQYHAPKYPVPLSAPAPAPAFTCTHPEPPTEQQQQQESEISVADDEPEPESESESDPIKKLRLLCTETLASMPYGEQVLEELASVAQDIAEPGAQPHNSTTMPYPLPEMPHIRELQLSTKHENKSSSSSSFSSSAWLGMPTQADPKLLVCLSPAQRPLVGETKPDQLLDDHQKFVERRGYHELSSAQVRALDSEQEQQQQQKQSEMLKTAAMMRELRKSLTPTPPPVPVKSAETAAKASAKRDDASDPKKNAASVGASSSIENKPRRAADPIEQQSTEQQEQQEQHQQQQTRSSHQMNSSTDFRFPATSMGGMESELARMFPSMAQQQGDIFEEQRKRFSNIETSNSQQPRAQQSKRYSNIETSSYESKKRTENGQVIYDITNSSHEKQSNRFPVAETEARSGSPDHAPPPPVPPPPIMSATKLNGSTTANTFIEDDDAPKNSRQEPDRRENGARNRESGTASTSTFGGTYEEFRQRAKAAVDAIGGPRPPPPAPANGLDNEKVFKDFDRLSQQMNAELQSTRERREKSASLFDLSGMTRSQGKHPLEELKQRRHAHMQELEREIERSSRSRQERMSSVPRNMESTPTSRTYEIPIELELEQGQEQRSRRAESMCNLSEPRPRPHTSVGHYNYSNNNSSLSQDDWARYASDLGYSENIARPFAREVEICYQRQGQNPTPRQSQPIRAPRLSASTNDLSSSGHQHSFDSHNAYGGRRTHAPMLSQAPQQQRPHYASCYSMIERDPNPKYISTTSRRGVSPGPAPSPVIGVPPPAYDRQQRRSSLPRELHEQQLKYILSKEEELRLEVERLQLERRRLMEEMQRAPILPPPQRRESYRPAAKLPTLSEDEVFRQQMAEEWMNKVAEREERRQHKIIKISKIEDEQDHATERANISDEFLSAVKERRHKLAMPADSDWESGAESQPQANPQVGVAANESSSDVEAAPVRILEGQAEASLRQLPRHLREFAKFSTSEQMPDGAQVERHEQQERREEATDHSHSSASQKTSIVKTYKVSRLPPSVQDRGATATATATATAATGTETGPAMSVRLRPRPPKQTRFLLNPQQLQRQRQRRSWSESDLLKEIDSELQLAKGFLYANVYKVKHEYMSEPETDHDRPRKMAQLGRRQYDGIGPVTNDGMPIILRSEVQEPHQHEWYKRLYQTIHKQKNGDDFVIRYKCPRARPSYKSNGYVSEPEPNYDSDYSTVRYRTQNPHRVQSVSSAVNVRNLSQDEKLYGTMPNPIKSAQNSYKNQPGRIEDYTTGHSSVSEKEKKEWWDEVMDIFNGWLRDHTRIPRIIIEFVDDFDGIGNLEQSKLSPLYTEGNLSRALAKESGYTSDSNLVFRKKELPVSSPLSPVEQRQAYKSLQAGGEPPLFGFRKPAPERPRDPDSNAPPIPPQPPIKGLYSSTYDLPYSTDTIDGSDVNIHFKTPIRHEQKQHIPEEELATRQAEHMQKLYHEERRRKYLQELQDMNSRRHTDNFTPSQKSPIALNRYDDFPTDVTLKSLVGPKTVARALYNFQGQSSKELSFRKGDTIYIRRQIDPNWYEGEHNAMIGLLPASYVEIVSRDGARTPSKRPSEGQARAKYNFQAQSGVELSLNKGELVTLTRRVDGNWFEGKIANRKGIFPVSYVEVLTDIGAEDIAARTTTVISSQSTTNLRPNLDVLRTNINNEFNTLTQNGAQPVNGILKETRTLHKTDALHVDTSSEPLAYRALYKYRPQNSDELELLEGDLVHVLEKCDDGWFVGTSQRTGCFGTFPGNYVERA, encoded by the exons ATGCCCAATAATCGCAATCGCAATCGTAATCGCAATCGCAACAAACGCAAtcgaaaccaaaaccaaaaccaaaatcaaaaccagcagcagcaggaacaacgggaggaggagcagcagcaggatccccagccagaggcagaggcatcATCTTCTTCCATAGCTGATAATGGAAATTCTGGCAGCGTTTCAAATGAATTGGACACGGGCACCGCCACCAACAAAGTTGCTGTGGATCCGCAGCTAGGAGAGTGGGAAGAGCCAccgaaagcagcagcagcagcagcagtagaagaagaagaaaaggaATCCACAAATCACGTAGCGAAAGACGAGACGGAAGAAAAAGAACCATCTACGAGCAGCAACCAAACAGAGATGGGGTCCAAAAACTCCAAGCATCAGACGGATAAATCCGGCAAGCAATCCAGCAATGAGTCGGAGAAGCACAAAAAGGAGTTGGAGCAGCAGGAGGTGCCTCCGTTAAAGGCACCGGGAAGTCCCCGACAAGCCAAGGTCATAGTGCATCGCATTGTGCGGGAAGCGGATGAGACAGATGGGGCAGAGCAGCCAAAAGGGGAATCCCCCATTCAGGATCAATCACAGGATCAGCAGCAGTCAAACACTAGTCAAGATCTGAAAGAAGATGTCGCACAACGCAATGAAGAAGTCCCTGTTCCTCATGTTGCCCCACATCCTCAGGGGCCGCCGCTGCAGCGCAGCACAAAAGTGATCATCCACCAGATACGCCTGGAAAGGGACGATCACGCGGCCGATCAAGAGCGTAAAGGTAAGCCCACCTTTGAGGAGATCAGCACCACCTCACCAGCACCCCCCGGTTCGCTGAGCCTCAGCCAAGGACCAGGATCAGGCACTCTGTCGCCGCCGCCGCGCTATCTGGTAGAGTCGCCCAAGAACGTGTCCGGCGCCGTGGGACAGTTCACGCACTTCGCCCGCGACGTGCAGAtccaggagctggagctgacCAGCGACTGCAGCTCCGGGGAGTTCAATGTACTGGCCTCGCCGCTTGTGTGCGAGGCGGACTCCGAAACGGAGGCAGCACCGGCCACGCCCACGTCAACATCCCCGCCGGATTTGCAGCCGTCCAGCCGCGCCGAGCAACAAGAACAGCTGCGGCAGAAGCGCGCCCAGAAACGGAACGCCCTGGAGACGCACTTCCTGCCGCAGCTGATGCACCCGCGCTACCTGGACAGCATCCTGGAGGAGAACAGCGATCTGGCAGGTGTCGGGCATCCCGGCCTAAATCGCAGCAGCTCCTCCGGAAACGATCTGGCGGGGATGCGCGTTCCGAAGGTGACCGAAACGTTCCCCAAGAGCCAGCTGGACTTTAGCCGTCGGCACAAGCGCAGGGAGGAGCCGGTGGCCCTCATGCTGGAGACGAAGCTGATCGAAGAGGCCAGCGACCTCGAGAGCTGCACTAGACTGCAGAGCGCACTGTCGCCCCAGTCGGAGGACGCGGAATTGGTGTACCTCAGCTCCTCGGCCTCCAGCAGCATGTCCGATCTGATGGAGCTCGAGCTGGAGCAGGCCGCCGCTCTGGCTGAGCGCGCCCTCGTCGACCTGGACACGGATGCCAGCAAACTGTTCCGACGGCCCGACGACGAGATGAGCAGCACGACCACCACGGATCCGGCCACGTCATCGAACGAGACGGAAACGGAGGGCGAACTGGagacggaaacggaaacggagAGGGACGCGGAGAGTCGCGAGAGCACACCTGTTAACCAATTCGTGGGCAACGCGGGAGCGGAAGCAGGAGCGTCGGCTAGCAGCTCGTTGTCTTCTCTTTTGAGTGCGGCAACGCCGACGCCCACAGCAGAGCAGCCAACGAGAGCAGAAGATACATTTGTATCTTTCGGATCGATTCGCGAACAGGCCCCAGAAGCCAGCGGCGGCAGTATCGGTGCAGCGTCAGCGCTGTCGGCCACGCGAGAGGAGTTCGTTCGCAATATGGAAAAAGTGCGCGAGTTGATCGAGATGACGCGACGCGAGCAGGAGCACGAGGAGACCAGAGATGGAGTCGTGTCCGCTCCGACTGCTCCGGAGCAGTCCGGTATGCCACGTTCGCCATCGCCCCCGCCCATTCCGCCGCCACCCGCTGGCCTACAGCACTACAATCCCACCACCAGTCCCGACCACCCCCACACAGTGTCCTCCGGTGCCTTGGCGCCTCTCCTGCTTAGCCGCCAGGAGTCCGCGGAGTCGCACTGCTCGGACAGCACCCAGCACAGCCAGTGCACGGCCATCAATCTGGCCTCGCCCCCGCCCAGCTTTGCTAGCAGCAGTCCcccgccacagccacagacacagccacagaaacagccacagccacccaCACCGCCCCTCAGACAACAACAGTACCATGCACCAAAATACCCTGTTCCTCTTTCCGCTCCTGCACCTGCTCCTGCTTTCACCTGCACCCACCCAGAACCCCCCaccgagcagcagcagcagcaagagtCAGAGATTTCAGTTGCAGATGACGAACCGGAaccggaatcggaatcggaatcggatcCCATAAAGAAGCTTCGCCTGCTGTGCACCGAGACCTTGGCGTCTATGCCGTATGGCGAGCAGGTGCTCGAGGAACTAGCCAGCGTGGCCCAGGACATAGCGGAGCCAGGAGCGCAGCCGCACAACTCCACCACGATGCCCTATCCCCTGCCAGAGATGCCCCACATTCGGGAGCTGCAGCTGTCCACCAAACACGAGAAcaagtcgtcgtcgtcgtcgtcgttctCCTCTTCCGCCTGGCTGGGCATGCCCACACAGGCGGATCCCAAGCTGCTGGTATGCCTGTCGCCGGCACAGCGTCCACTGGTCGGAGAGACCAAGCCCGATCAGCTGCTGGACGACCATCAGAAGTTCGTGGAGCGACGAGGCTACCACGAGCTGAGCAGCGCCCAAGTGCGTGCCCTCGACAGCGAgcaggagcaacagcagcagcagaagcagagcgAGATGCTCAAGACGGCGGCCATGATGCGAGAGTTGCGCAAGAGCCTGACACCCACGCCGCCGCCAGTGCCAGTGAAGAGCGCCGAAACAGCGGCCAAGGCGAGCGCCAAGAGAGATGACGCAAGCGACCCGAAGAAGAACGCAGCATCAGTGGGAGCATCGTCATCGATTGAAAATAAACCAAGGCGAGCAGCTGATCCCATCGAGCAGCAATCGACAGAGCAGCAAGAGCAGCaagagcagcaccagcagcagcagaccagATCCAGCCACCAGATGAACAGCAGCACGGACTTCAGATTCCCGGCCACCTCAATGGGCGGAATGGAGAGCGAGCTGGCCAGGATGTTCCCCAGCATGGCCCAGCAGCAGGGCGACATCTTTGAGGAGCAGCGCAAGCGCTTCTCCAACATCGAGACGTCCAACAGCCAGCAGCCAAGGGCGCAGCAGAGCAAGCGGTACTCGAACATCGAGACCAGCTCGTACGAGTCGAAGAAGCGCACGGAGAACGGTCAGGTGATCTACGACATAACGAATTCCAGCCACGAGAAGCAGAGCAACCGCTTCCCGGTAGCGGAGACAGAGGCCAGGTCGGGTTCCCCCGACCACGCCCCGCCGCCACCCGTCCCACCGCCGCCAATTATGTCAGCAACGAAATTAAACGGTTCGACTACGGCAAACACTTTCATTGAGGATGATGACGCGCCCAAAAATAGCCGGCAAGAGCCGGATAGGCGAGAGAATGGCGCGAGAAATCGCGAGAGTGGCACTGCCTCTACCTCCACCTTTGGCGGCACGTATGAGGAATTTCGGCAGCGTGCCAAGGCAGCCGTGGATGCCATTGGAGGACCCCGACCACCACCCCCCGCCCCGGCCAACGGGTTGGACAATGAGAAGGTGTTCAAGGACTTCGATCGGCTCTCGCAGCAGATGAACGCCGAGCTGCAGTCCACGAGGGAGCGGCGCGAGAAGTCCGCCTCGCTCTTCGATCTCAGCGGGATGACCAGGAGCCAGGGGAAGCATCCGCTGGAGGAGTTGAAGCAGCGGCGGCACGCCCACATGCAGGAGCTTGAGCGGGAGATCGAGCGGTCTTCCCGATCGCGGCAGGAGCGCATGTCCTCGGTGCCACGCAACATGGAGAGCACACCCACGTCCAGGACCTACGAGATTCCCATcgaactggagctggagcaggggcaggagcagcgTTCCCGGCGCGCCGAATCCATGTGCAACCTGAGCGAGCCACGCCCACGGCCACACACCTCCGTGGGGCACTACAactacagcaacaacaacagcagcttGTCGCAGGACGACTGGGCGCGTTATGCCAGCGATCTGGGATACTCGGAGAACATCGCGCGACCCTTTGCCCGCGAGGTGGAGATCTGCTACCAGCGTCAGGGACAGAATCCGACTCCCAGGCAATCGCAGCCCATCCGGGCGCCACGCCTCTCTGCCAGCACCAACGACCTGAGCAGCAGTGGCCACCAGCACAGCTTCGATAGCCACAACGCGTACGGCGGCCGGAGGACGCACGCGCCCATGCTTAGCCAGgcgccacagcagcagcggccccACTACGCCAGCTGCTACTCGATGATCGAGCGAGATCCGAATCCGAAGTACATCAGCACCACCTCCAGGCGAGGCGTGAGCCCGGGCCCAGCTCCATCGCCAGTCATAGGCGTACCGCCGCCAGCCTATGATCGCCAGCAGAGGCGATCCTCGCTGCCGCGTGAGCTGCACGAGCAGCAGCTCAAGTACATCCTGTCCAAGGAGGAGGAACTGCGCCTGGAGGTGGAGCGGCTGCAGCTGGAGCGCCGTCGCCTGATGGAGGAGATGCAGCGGGCGCCCATATTGCCGCCGCCACAGCGACGGGAGAGCTATCGGCCGGCGGCCAAGCTGCCGACGCTCAGCGAGGACGAGGTGTTCCGCCAGCAGATGGCCGAGGAGTGGATGAACAAGGTGGCCGAGCGTGAGGAGCGGCGCCAGCACAAGATCATCAAGATCTCCAAGATCGAGGACGAGCAGGACCATGCCACAGAGCGGGCCAACATAAGCGACGAGTTCCTCAGCGCCGTCAAGGAGCGACGCCACAAGCTGGCCATGCCGGCGGACAGTGACTGGGAAAGCGGGGCCGAATCGCAGCCCCAGGCCAACCCCCAGGTGGGCGTGGCCGCCAACGAGTCGTCGTCGGATGTGGAGGCAGCGCCCGTGCGCATCCTCGAGGGCCAGGCGGAGGCCAGTCTGCGACAGCTTCCGAGGCATCTGCGCGAATTTGCCAAGTTCTCGACTAGCGAACAGATGCCGGATGGGGCACAGGTGGAGCGGCACGAGCAGCAGGAGCGGCGCGAGGAGGCCACGGACCACTCGCACAGCAGTGCCAGCCAGAAGACCAGCATCGTGAAGACGTACAAGGTGTCGCGTCTGCCGCCTTCCGTGCAGG ACAGAGGAGCAACAGccactgcaacagcaacagcaacagcagcaactggCACAGAGACTGGACCGGCCATGAGTGTAAGGCTGCGACCACGACCGCCCAAGCAGACGCGCTTCCTCCTCAatccgcagcagctgcagcgtCAGAGGCAACGACGCAGCTGGTCCGAGAGCGATCTGCTCAAGGAGATCGACAGCGAACTGCAGCTGGCCAAGGGCTTCCTCTACGCGAATG TCTACAAAGTCAAGCACGAGTATATGAGCGAACCGGAAACGGACCACGATCGTCCGCGCAAAATGGCACAGTTAGGTCGGAGGCAGTACGATGGCATCGGTCCGGTGACCAACGATGGAATGCCCATCATACTCAGATCG GAGGTCCAGGAGCCGCATCAGCATGAGTGGTACAAGCGCCTCTATCAGACCATACACAAGCAGAAGAACGGCG ACGATTTCGTGATACGCTACAAGTGTCCCAGAG CCCGTCCGTCGTACAAGAGCAACGGTTACGTATCAGAGCCCGAACCCAACTACGACTCCGACTACTCCACGGTGAGGTACCGCACACAGAATCCGCATCGAGTGCAGTCAGTCTCCTCGGCCGTCAATGTGCGAAACCTGAGCCAGGACGAGAA GTTGTATGGTACTATGCCAAATCCCATCAAGTCGGCTCAGAATTCGTATAAAAATCAGCCAGGTCGCATCGAGGACTACACCACAGGACATTCGTCTGTGTCCGAAAAGGAGAAGAAGGAG TGGTGGGACGAAGTGATGGACATCTTTAACGGG TGGCTTAGGGATCATACGCGCATACCGCGCATTATAATAGAGTTTGTCGATGATTTCGATGGAATCGGA AATCTAGAACAATCGAAGCTATCTCCACTCTACACAGAAGGCAACTTGTCCAG AGCTCTGGCCAAGGAATCCGGCTACACCAGCGACTCCAACCTAGTCTTCCGCAAGAAGGAGCTGCCCGTCAGCAGTCCCCTCAGCCCCGTGGAGCAGCGACAGGCCTACAAGAGTCTACAGGCAGGCGGAGAACCGCCCCTTTTCGGCTTCCGCAAGCCAGCGCCCGAGAGGCCCAGAG ATCCCGACTCGAACGCGCCCCCCATACCCCCACAGCCGCCAATCAAGGGCCTCTACAGCTCCACCTACGACCTACCGTACAGCACTGACACTATCGATGGCTCAG ACGTCAACATTCACTTCAAGACACCGATAAGGCATGAGCAGAAGCAGCACATACCGGAGGAGGAACTAGCCACACGCCAAGCGGAGCATATGCAGAAGCTGTACCACGAGGAGCGACGCCGCAAGTATCTACAGGAGCTGCAGGACATGAACTCTCGACGCCACACGGACAACTTCACGCCCTCGCAGAAGTCCCCGATCGCCCTAAACCGCTACGATGACTTCCCCACCGACGTGACGCTCAAGTCGCTGGTGGGTCCCAAAACCGTTGCCCGGGCCCTCTACAACTTCCAGGGACAGAGCTCCAA AGAGCTCTCCTTCCGCAAGGGCGACACCATCTACATAAGGCGGCAGATCGATCCCAATTGGTATGAGGGTGAGCACAATGCGATGATCGGGTTGCTGCCAGCGAGCTATGTGGAG ATTGTTAGCCGCGATGGCGCCCGCACTCCGTCCAAGCGGCCATCGGAGGGCCAGGCTCGTGCCAAATACAATTTCCAGGCCCAGTCGGGCGTAGAGCTATCTCTGAACAAGGGAGAGCTGGTCACGCTGACGCGTAGGGTGGATGGAAACTGGTTCGAGGGCAAGATCGCCAACAGGAAGGGCATATTCCCAGTGTCCTATGTGGAG GTGCTCACGGACATTGGAGCCGAGGATATCGCGGCCAGAACAACGACCGTGATCAGCAGCCAGAGCACCACAAATCTGCGGCCCAATCTGGATGTGCTGCGCACAAACATCAACAATGAGTTCAACACGCTGACCCAGAACGGAGCCCAGCCCGTGAACGGAATCCTGAAAGAAACGCGGACGCTGCACAAGACGGACGCACTCCACGTGGACACCAGCTCCGAGCCACTGGC CTATCGCGCCCTGTACAAGTACCGGCCACAGAACTCCGATGAACTGGAGCTGCTGGAGGGGGATTTGGTGCACGTGCTGGAGAAGTGCGACGACGGATGGTTCGTGGGCACCTCGCAGCGCACCGGCTGCTTTGGCACATTCCCCGGCAACTATGTGGAACGCGCCTAA